ggagttccaatgatatttaaatcatcaacatatacagcaattataatgaatccaaatgcatatttctttatgaaaacacatgggcagATATCGTCATTCTTGAATCAATTTTTGGCCAAATACTCAGTAAGATGATTATATCACATTCATctagattgctttagaccatataaagatctttacAATTTGATTGAGTATAACCCTtgtgaatattcattggatggtttagatatctttattCCTTCAAGGACTTTCATATTGATAttccgatctaatgagccgtataaatacgctgttaccacatccattaaatgcatatgcactttatgatatgcagataaactgaccaaataacgcaatgttatcgcatccactaaaGGAGAATAcatttcttcataatctataccggacCTTTATGAAAAATCTTGCGCCACAAGTCGAGTTTTGTAGCGCACaatttcatttttctcatttcgttttctcacaaatacccattgGTATctaacaggttttacatcttcaggtgtacggactacaggtccaaagacttcaggttttgcaagtgagtctaattcagccttcatggcttctttccattttggccaatcatttctatgttgacattcttcgactgatcttggctcaagatctttattttcatgcatgatatttaatgccgcattatatgcaaatatttcattaacaattGTCTTATTTTGGTCCCATTTCtttcctgtaaagacataatttatcgagatctcgtcattttcacaattttcaggtacctgaacgtcttctggcatcaaaattatatcagaattttggacaactgtaGGTGTCTTTACTATATCCTTTTCAATAGaaatagtatttacctcttttctctttcgaggatttttgtctttggaatcGACAGGCCTGACACGCTTCTGGTATGTATTTGCTTCGGTGGCAATTTGTCcaactgggacatcaattcgtaTTGGGGCATTTTCTACtagtatataagatttggtgaTCCTCTTTGTATTAGAAAATGCATCACGCAAttcatttgttattttttacaaatgtataattttttgaacttctagttcacattgccctgatcaaggatctaaatgcatcaacgatgatgcattctaattaagttccttttcagggaGCTtgttctctccccctaatgttggaaattttgattcatcaaaatgacaatctgcaaatcgggctttaaatacatctcacGTTTgcatctcaagatacctcactatagagggagaatcatatcgaACATATatcccaattttctttggggtcctattttggtgcgattagatggtgcaatgggaacatatatcgcacactcgaatattcttaaatgggaaacatttggctaTTGgtcaaaagctaattgcatggGAGAGAATTGATGGTAACTcattggcctcaaacgaataagtgctgcggcatgtaaaatagcatgcccccaaaccgaggttgggagatttgttcttataagcaagggtctagcaattaattggaggcgtttaataagttattctgctaacccattttgtgtgtgaacatgagctactggatgttcaacacttattccattagccatataataagcatcaaaagcttgggaagtaaattcaccagcattgttaagacgaattgctttgattggattttttagaaattgtgcttttaatcgaataatttaaGCTAGTAATCTcacaaacgccaggttgcgaaaagacaataagcacacatgtgaccatctcgaagatgcctctattaggaccataaaatatctaaaaaatccATATAGtagatgaataggtccacatatatcgccttgaatcctttctaggaattcaggggactcaaatccaatctttactggtgatggccttaaaattaacttcctttgagaacatgcagcacaacaaaattcactagatttaaaaatcttctggttctttagtgaatgtccatgggagttttcaataattctctgCGTCATGGTTGTTCCCAAATGACCAaatcggtcgtgccaagttatgaattcatttgggctagtaaacttttggtttacaatggcatgttATTCAATTGTACTAATTttggtataatataacccagatgaaattgagggtaacttttctagtataacctttttatttgaatcatgagttgtgatacataagtactcataacttccctcattcatagtctcaatatgatatctATTTCGATGAATATCTTTAAAGCTCAACAAGTTTCTTAGAGACTTGGTagacaatagtgcattatttattatgaattttgtttcctttgaaaaacaaaattatagctcttccggagccttcaatcacattgcctgagccaataatagtattaacatattcttcttttggcacaagatgggcaaaatatatatcacttttgagaatggtgtgcaaacttgcactatccgtaaggcatacatcttcattatatatccttgccattttcttcaaagataaataataataataaaatgagtagtatacacagttaaattgaatacttaattggaattatttttctaagaaacactgtacataaaaataatgtcatatacaaaaattttattttaaaaacttgACACATGTaatgatttcaaaattcataaacattaatatttcattatttatatacatcatatttaaaacttaaatacatacaaaataaaatttaacaataaattctttacattatttatttacatggaTACTTAATAATatcacatattaaactattccatcattgatcaaatgaccaatatttccttcaagatcctcaaagaaatcagatacatcataatgagtggtggaatttttagcatcatttgaaacaaaattcattttctttcctttgtcgtcctttttcaaagatgcttgATAAAAATTGACTAGGTGCCTTGGTGTACGATAGGTACGCGACCAATGACCCTTTCTACCACAACGGAAACACTTATCATCTGTTGATTTATTTTACccaatatttctttctttatcccacttctggtgagatcatctcttttgaacataattctttttcattccataatttttttttgttattaaaaccttgtcatttacctcttctggggtaatgaTTTGCTGCATTTACTTCAagaaatggggcggcgccagtTGAGCGCGCTTCGTGATGCTTTAAGAACAGCTCATTagttgcgttcagcaacaagaatGCAAGAAATTAGttcagaatatttttttaaatcctttttctcgatactgctgctacaggagcacattcgaggcatggaagattgagaaaattttctctaacatatcattatcagttatctttttcccacataatttcattcgtgaggtgacTTGAAACATTGTCGagttatattcatttatggatTTAGAATCCCGTAGACACaagtgcgtccattcatatcgagcttgaggaagtatcaccgttttttatgattgtacctttcttcaaggtctttccaaggATCTGTAAGATATTTTAatatgagatattcatttttcaatccttcgtcaagatgacgacaaAGAAAAATCATGACTTTGGTTTTATCCTTCTAtgatgcattattttcagccttaatggtatctccaagatccattgaatcaagatggatttcagcatctaatatccatgataaataattgtttccagatatatcaagagcattgaattcaagatgagagagattcgacataatgaaaatttgttacctgagtcttcctaaaaatttgatcagagtctcgtgctaataacgtgttgtaaaataaataagggagagataataaaataaagtataaatagaaaaacACTACTATTAGTATTTATCAATACTATTATactactataaaaataatatattaatattatattagtaatatgtgaagagaaaaattaaaaagtgttTTATATTGTAGTACATgtaaaaaagagaaagagaaagtatTTGCTTTTATTATTGCTCTGTGTGTAACTATCAGAGACTTAAACCTCTATTATACACGTACATGAGGTaactttttcaaattcttattaaaTATATTCTTTCTTAAAAATACTGAACCGTCCATCATAAATGAACATCCACATCACTAATCTTATCACAACATTTACCAAATTCGGTAAACAAACAATTATGTTAAATGGAATTAAATTgtcattaatttaattttattacttaaaataacaaatcataaataatttagGGTAAAAAACTGAAATGAGCCAAGGGGAGCTCAAATTTACCTAAATCAGCCAAATGAAAATTCAATACATGAATCAACCAGGAcgtattattatataattcgaatcaatatgattcgaatttGATTTGAACGTAATTCGAATCGATTTGATTCGAATTAGTATGAACGGCCAAAATCAATGAAGTTCGAAACAAGTTGTTTCGAATTACAACTATAGAATTCGAATTAAgttaattcgaattactaggagGGCACATTGtttagtaattcgaatcaagttgattcgaattactaggtTAGGTTGTGACATTAGATAATTCGAAACATAtagattcgaattatatatatatagtgcgAGCCAGGGCTATATATATAAGGTGTGAACTCATGTTGCTCTCAACAAAGAGGGGagatggctagtgaggagagtttCCTAGTTCTGGTACATTACAGAGGGTCCATTAAGAGAAAAACTCGGTCCGGCGTTAAGTTCACTGATAAGGATCCCCTATGTATTATCGTGACGCCGACAACCACCTACGATGCACTTGTTAGCTCTGTGTTGGAGAAGCTGGGTCTTGCAGGCGTTAAAAGGGTGAAGAAGTTTTTCTACCGCATTCCTACAGCGGTGCTCCATGACACCGTGAAGTTTGATTGTTTCACAATCGGTAGTGACGAGGACTTGCAGGTTATGTTTCTTTCTCGTAGGCAGTTTCCCGAGGTAAGGACACCGGAGTTGTTGGCTAAGTTGGTTGATGTGGTATCTAGCTCGGGTGGTTCGAACCGGAATGCCACTACTATAGCCGCGGTTGCCGGCTCGAGCTCGAGACCTGCTGTTGCTTCATCCTCTGCTCCTGTGTATGAGCCACCGATGCAGCCTGTTGCGTCCCCTTCGTTTGCCGTTGATCTGAGCGGCAATGTTGGAGACCAGGTTCGGCACGGGGAACATATTCCCACCGAGGTACATTGTCCCACACCGGCTGGTGTTGGTGATGGTTTGTTTGATGATCCAGATGACGATGACGCGGAGCCGGATTTCATCGCTGATGAAAGCGGCGATGATGTTGGGACTACTGTTCCGACAAGGGCTATAGGTGGATCTAGTTCTGGCACACAGCAGTATCCACCCCATTTTTCCTCATTGGACCTTGATGCCATGCGGCAAGACGATGATGTTCTGCAGGCCTCAGGATTTGGTGCTAGAGATACCGAGGGGTCTGCCGGTATGAACGAGTTCCAGGTTggccaacaatttcaagataaaGATGAGGCGCTGTTGAGTGTGAAGACGTACAGTATCCGTCGAGGGGTCCAGTACAAGGTCGTTGAGTCTGATTATCGCAGGTACGTGGGAAAGTGTTCTGAGTTTGGGAATGGGTGCACATGGCTAATTCGGTTGAGTCTCCGACAGCGGAAGTGTATCTGGGAAGTGAAGCGATACAACGGACCGCATACATGTCTTGCCAGCTCCATCTCCAGCGACCATAGGAGTCTGGACTACCATGTCATATCCACCTTCGTTATGCCGATGGTTAGGGCTGATGCAGGTGTGAACATCAAGGTGCTCCAAAATGCCACGGCCGCACACTTTGGGTTCAGGCCTACGTACCGGAGGGTATGGATGGCGAAGCAGAAGGCCGTTGCCGTGATATATGGGGACTGGGAGGAGTCGTACAATGAGCTCCCTAGGTGGGTTTTAGGAGTGCAGCTGACGATGGCTGGCACTGTAGCCGTCCTCAGGACTTGCCCTGTTCGAGTTGGGGGACAGGTTGACGATTCTCAGGTTTATTTTCATAGGCTGTTCTGGACTTTCCCCCCTTGTATCCAGGCATTCCGTCATTGCAAGCCTTTGGTGAGTATTGACGGCACCCATTTATATGGGAAGTATGGGGGAACACTGCTAGTCGCCATTGCACAAGACGGAAACTCGAACATCCTACCCGTGGCATTTGCACTAGTTGAGGGTGAGAATGCTGAGTCAtggtctttctttctttcccacCTCCGTGAGCACGTGACACCTCAGCCCGGTCTGTTAGTTATTTCAGATAGGCACAACGGTATAAAGGCAGCCCTGGAGGCTCCGGATGGGGGATGGCTACCGCCTGCTGCGTACCGGGCTTTCTGCATTCGACACGTTGCAGCGAATTTTGCGTTGACGTTCAAGGGAAAAGATGCACGGAGGCTTCTTGTTAACGCCGCATATGCCAAGACCGAGGTGGAGTTCGACTACTGGTTTGACATTCTGCGCTCTGAGAATCCGGCAATGTGTGACTGGGCGAACCGAATCGAGTATTCGTTGTGGACATAGCACTGTGATGAGGGTCGGAGATTCGGGCACATGACGACCAATATTTCGGAGTGTGTCAACTCAATCCTGAAGGGGGTTAGAAACCTCCCAGTATGCTCCCTGGTGAAGGCCACATACGGAAGGCTTGCTAAGCTATTTGTCCGTAAGGGGAGGGAGGCCGAGGCTCAGATGGGTACTGGACAACAATTCAGTCAATACCTAGTAAAGTGTATCGAGGCCAACCTGAGAACAGCCCGGCATTTCACGGTTACTCTTTACGACAGGGACAACTCGGAGTACACCGTTGCTGAGACGACTCCGACAGGCTCATTCTCTCTTGGTACGTACAGGGTCTCATTAGGGTCTAAGACTTGTGATTGTGGATACTTCCAAGCACTTCATTTTCCCTGTTCGCATGCACTTGCATGCTGTGCTTATTCACGGCTTACATGGCAGCCTTACGTGCACGAGGTATACCGGCTTAGCTCCGTTTTCGGCGTCTATCAGATGGTATTTGCCCCTCCCATACCGGAGGGTTTCTGGCCACCTTATGCCGGGCCTACAGTTATACCGGATCCGAGTATGAGGCGTGCGAGGGAGGGTCGTCCTAGATCCACAAGAATTCGAACCAACATGGATGAAGCAGATCCGAACCGGCCAAAGAGATGTGGCCTCTGCAGGCAGCCAGGACACACCAGGCGTAGTTGTCCACAAGCCGCAGGCCCAAGCGGTACTGCTAGAAATGAGTAGGCGATTTGCTATGTATGTGTTTCTTTCTTATTGTATTAGCACTTGTCCTGTATTTCTCTATAACTTTTAATGTATTACAACTTGTATGGAACAACGTTGCTTCGTTTGTGTAATGAAAGTTGATAATGGTACCAAATATTTCTGTTTAAAGTCTGTTACATCATTGAAATTTATAACTAGAACAAACAACATTATATAGGGGTAAAAGGATAACGAATAACATAACATGAAACTATAAATCATAACATAAAAGTACAATACATCGACGTAAATGACACTACATAACATCAATTCAAATAACATAATAAGAAAGTACATATGATAACAACTATAACAAACCAACGAtgtacaaaatatataaaagacaACAAGATGTGAACCAATATCCATGAATCATCTAAACAGGTGCGATCCAGTGCCGCAACGGCGTGGCACCCGTGTCCGGTAGCCCCTACGAATAAGTGGCTCCTCATCCTCAATCGACTCGTCGCTGTCATCAGGTACTGGCTGTCTCGGGGTCGTAGGCGGTACATGGACGGGTCTGGATGAGGACGGGCCGGCAACCGAGTGTGATCCAATAGTCTGTGCCGATGCTGGGGTCCCACCCATGGCAAAAGGATGCGCAGGAACTACCGTGGCAGGCTCATTCAGATCAACGTCTAGTGGTGCCTGTGTCCCTGTCGTATGAACCCGTCCGGAAGCAGCCTCATCCTCCTGCATGATGGTCCGGATATCCTCAAGGAAATGTGGTCCACCAAACTCGTGCACAATGCCATCACTAGCAAGTAAGTCTCCAAACATCGAGCCAGGACTCACCCATGGAGTACTATCCTGAAGGGTATGATCATCACCGGGAACACCTACGAAGTAATCTCCAAGACCTCCACCACCAAGCCCAGCATCAATGTGACTCGTGGGATCTCCCATACCGGCTCCAGGGAACCCACCATCATGCCCGCCCTGATGTGCCCTAGGAACTCCCGCAACATCACCTCCCCCAGGCATCTGCGCACCATGTCTAGCAGCACCCACCCTCCTCCTGCCTCCTCGACCACGAGCTCTACCCACACCCCTAACTGGGTCGTCTCCGGCATCCATAGCCTGATCTACCCAGTTCCACTCACGCTGGCTACGACGTGTCCCAACTCGTGCTCTCCTCTCAATGCGACGTCTGTCAGGAACATCCTCTACCCGGTCCATGTCTGGAAGTCGGCCTGCACCCCTCTGCGTCGCCTCATCTGGAATAGGAACACCTCTCGGATCCCCCAATAACATCTCCGGCGATAAAAACCTCTTCCCGTGCTGATACCACCATGTCAAGAACTCATGTGACGGACCAGGGTCGGGCACGATGTCAAACTGTAGAATATAATCAGCACGCTCCTGCCAGTAAAGATGCCAATCGGGGTACTGTGTCGGGAACCAACGGTCACCTCCTCTCCCGTTCTTCGACATCAGGAAGTCGATGTTCAGGGCGGGAGACGGTATGGGCTGAACGCCGCCAAACTGAGGTAAAACTCTGTCTACCTGATGCCACTCGACAACCGCAAAATAAATCAGGGCCGTCCTGCATCGCCACAACATCGTATGCCGAGGCTCCAACACCTCAGGATGAACAACCTGGATGACGTCCACTCCGCTATACGGCATCCATACGAACTGCAAAAAACAAAACCAATTCGTCTGAACTTTCAGTTAAGTGATATAAAGTGAAACAATGAGTTTAGATGCGCAGAAGTTCTGTTTACGTACCTGCCGAGGCTGTAGCAAGTCGATCTGCATGCGAGCCATCTGTACCCGAGGTCCCTTGTTGCTAATCCCAGGGTTGTAACCAGACCATCTGCGTAGAAGAAAACAGAAGAATATAGGGcataattacaaaataataacTACAAGAGTATCTACTACAAAACAATAACGGTACCTCGATGCAAGGGGCCAGCTGATCTCATCATACCCAGATGGTCTAAGTGTAGGAAACCGCCAGAAAATCCACGACTGTAATAACTGTAACGGGCCAGCTAACTTAACCACATGTCTGTTGGCGACTCGGCACATGCACCTGTACAGCCATGCTAGTGCCGCCGACGCCCAACTATAGCGACCCATCTCCTCAAGCCGAGCAACATATGGTAGCCATCTGATGTGTATACGATTGCCGGACTTGTCGGCAAACAGCTGCGTACCCAGTAACATCATGATGTACGCCCGGGCAAATCGCCTAACCGTCTCCTCATCTGCCCCATCTGGACACTCCCCGAATGTCTCCTGAAACCAGGTGCAGTTGACTGCAAACTTCTGCACCTGGTTCTCCGGCGGTAAAACACCGAGCAACTCCTGGAACCACTGCCAAGGAGGTCTCCCACCCTCAATGTAAATGTGGAAGTCCGTAAGGCAACCACTAACATAATCTCCGTCGACTGGCAACCCCAGCTGGTATGCGACGTCCTGAAGCGTGATAGTGCACTCTCCGAACGGCATGTGGAAGGTGTGCGTCTCAGGCCGCCACCTCTCGACGAATGCGCTGACTAGGGGCTCGTCTAGTCGGAACCATCTGTCGTTGAGTCTCGCAAGATGGTAAAGTCCCGCCATCTGCAAGTACGGGACATACCTCTCATCAAGACGCATCCCCTGTTGCCGCCTAACACTGGATATGCAACGACGGGGCTGGCCATTACATAAAACGCATAATTAGAACAGATGCACAAACCACTAACATAagaaaaaccattaacaaaaaccgtTAACAATAAACCGCTAAAACAAAACCATTAACACAAAACAATAAACAAAAAACATCA
This sequence is a window from Arachis stenosperma cultivar V10309 chromosome 10, arast.V10309.gnm1.PFL2, whole genome shotgun sequence. Protein-coding genes within it:
- the LOC130956593 gene encoding uncharacterized protein LOC130956593 → MASEESFLVLVHYRGSIKRKTRSGVKFTDKDPLCIIVTPTTTYDALVSSVLEKLGLAGVKRVKKFFYRIPTAVLHDTVKFDCFTIGSDEDLQVMFLSRRQFPEVRTPELLAKLVDVVSSSGGSNRNATTIAAVAGSSSRPAVASSSAPVYEPPMQPVASPSFAVDLSGNVGDQVRHGEHIPTEVHCPTPAGVGDGLFDDPDDDDAEPDFIADESGDDVGTTVPTRAIGGSSSGTQQYPPHFSSLDLDAMRQDDDVLQASGFGARDTEGSAGMNEFQVGQQFQDKDEALLSVKTYSIRRGVQYKVVESDYRRYVGKCSEFGNGCTWLIRLSLRQRKCIWEVKRYNGPHTCLASSISSDHRSLDYHVISTFVMPMVRADAGVNIKVLQNATAAHFGFRPTYRRVWMAKQKAVAVIYGDWEESYNELPRWVLGVQLTMAGTVAVLRTCPVRVGGQVDDSQVYFHRLFWTFPPCIQAFRHCKPLVSIDGTHLYGKYGGTLLVAIAQDGNSNILPVAFALVEGENAESWSFFLSHLREHVTPQPGLLVISDRHNGIKAALEAPDGGWLPPAAYRAFCIRHVAANFALTFKGKDARRLLVNAAYAKTEVEFDYWFDILRSENPAMCDWANRIEYSLWT